CGACAGCACCACGAGCGCCGTCGTCGCCGCCGTCTCCGCCAGCGCGCCGAAGACGTCCCCGGTCACCCCGCCGAAGCGGTGGACGCAGCGGCGCAGCAGCAGTTCGGCCGCGGCCGGCGCGAGCAGGACCGCGGCCGCCGCGTGCAGGGCGCCGTACGGGCCGAAGGCCGAACCCCCGGCGGCCGAACCGAGCGTGACCGCGGCGGTGACCGCCAGCGCCCCGGGCACCGGCACCACCCCCGCGACAGCCGCGCCCAGGCCCTCCGGGCGGGCGGCCGGCACGCCGGTGCGGGCGGCCAGGGTGAGGGCGAGGCGGGCCGCGACGGCCGAGACGACTGCGGCCAGGGCGCCCCGGGCCCAGGAGGCGCCGTACAGCTGGGCGAGCACGGCGACCTGGGCCAGCAGCACCAGGACGAGGGTGACGACGCCGAAGGGGCCGATGTCGGACTGCTTCATGATCCTGAGCGCGTCCTCGGCGGGCTTGCCGCTGCCCAGGCCGTCGGCGGTGTCGGCGAGGCCGTCGAGGTGCAGTCCGCGGGTCAGGGCGGCGGGCACCGAGACCGAGGCGACGGCGGCGAGCAGCGGGCCGGCGCCGAGCGCGAGCAGCAGCAGGCCGAGCCCGGCGGCGCAGCCGCCGACGGCCAGCCCGGCCACCGGGGCGCTCAGCATGCCCCCGCGCGCCGCTTCCCGGTCCCAGCGGCGCACCCGTACGGGCAGCGCGGTGAGGGTGCCGAAGGCGAAGCGGAGGGCGTCGTGAGGGGAGGACGTGGGCACCGGCGAAGGTTACCCGGCGGTCGCCGGGCCGCCGTGGGGCCCCGGGCGGGAGCCGTCCGCCGCCCTCGGGGATAAAGTGCGCATATGGGGCACTGGTGGGAACGGAACATCCTCGAACCGGGCAAGCTTCCCCTGCTGCTCGCCCTCAGCGCCTTCCTGTTCACCTTCGTGGTCACCCGGGTGATCACCCGGCTGATCCGGGCCGGCAAAGGGCCGTTCGGGAACGTCAAGGCGGGCGGGCTGCACATCCACCACGCGGTGCCCGGTGTCGTCCTCACCGTCGTCGGCGGGTTCGGCGCGGTCGCCAGCGACCGGCGCGGCCCGGGCGGCGCCATCGCGGCCGTGGTCTTCGGGATCGGCGTCGGTCTCGTCCTGGACGAGTTCGCGCTGATCCTGCACCTGGACGACGTCTACTGGAGCGAGGAGGGCCGCAAGAGCGTCGAGGTCGTCGTGCTCGCCGCCGCGCTCGTCGGGCTGCTGCTCGCCGGGTTCTCCCCGTTCGGCGTCAACGACCTGTCCCCGGAGGAGCTGAAGGACCGCGGCGGCGCCCTGACCACCATCGCCATGAACTTCCTCTTCGCGCTGGTCGCCCTGAGCAAGGGCAAGGCCCGCATCGCGGTGTTCGGGGCGATCGTGCCGCTGGTCGCGCTGATCGGCGCCGTACGGCTGGCCCGACCCGGCTCCCCCTGGGCCCGCCGCTTCTACGGCCGCCGGCCCCGCGCCCGCGCCAAGGCCGAGCTGCGCGCCCACCGTCACGACCGCCGCTGGGCCCGGCCGCGCCGCGCCGTTCAGGACTGGATCGGCGGCAAACCCGACCCGCGCCCGGCCCGGCTGCCCGGCCGCCACTGAGCGAACCACCGCGGCGGGCGGCCGTACGCGCCCGGCGCCCCGAGCCGCAGCCCCGGCGCGCAGCGGTGCCGCACCGCCACCGTGAGGCAGATCAGCCCCACGGCCATCAGCGCGGCCAGATGCTCCTTGCCCGCCAGGTTCTCCTTGACCAGCACCTCGGCGACCATCGCCAGCGTCACCGCGCCCGAGGTGAGGTACGCGCCGTAGCGCCAGCTCACGTACACCGCGAGCCCCACCACGGCCGCCGACGGGCCGGTGTCCACGACCTGCGCGTCCGTCCAGGGCAGCCCGAACGGGGCGTGCGCGCCGAGCGCGATGCCGGTGCGCGCGTACAGGGTCCCGGCGAGCGTGGCGGCGTACGCGATGACCAGGGTCCGCCACCAGCCGATGCACATCTCGGCGATGCCGAACACCAGCAGGATCTGCGCCAGCGCGCCCCACACCGGCAGATCCAGCGCCGGCACGAAGAGGGACAGCGGGGTGCGCAGCAGGGCCTGCCACAGGGGGTCCTGGGCGCGTACGGCACCCATGTCCTGCACGAACTGGTAGCCCCACGGCCGGTTCTGCACGTACTGCAGCAGGGCCGTCAGACCGACCGCGCCGAGCGTCATCGGCGCCGCCCGCAGGCCCCGCCCGCGCAGGGCTCCGCGCACCGCGCCGCACAGCGGCCCCCACTCCCCGCGCGCCCAGCGGGCCGGCGGCCTCATCTCACGTTCCTCATCGGGCGATCCTCACCGGTGGGTCTCCAGGTGCCTGCGGTGCAGCCACTTCGGCAGTCCCGGCGCCTCCAGGAAGCCTTCGGCACGCGCGGACGCGACGCCGATGCGCAGCAGGTCCGCGCTCTTCTCGAAGAGCAGGAACCGCGGCTCCCAGATGGGCCGGTACTTGGCGTTGGCGCGGTACAGCGACTCGATCTGCCACCAGCGGGAGAAGAAGCTGAGCAGCGACCGCCACAGCCTCAGCACCGGACCGGCGCCGATCCGCGCTCCGCGTTCGAAGACCGACCTGAACATCGCGAAGTTGAGCGACACCTGCGTGATCCCGATCTCGCCGGCCCGCCGCAGCAGCTCGATGACCATGAACTCCATCAGCCCGTTGTCGGAGTCCCGGTCGCGGCGCATCAGGTCCAGGGACAGCCCGTGCGGCCCCCACGGCACGAAGGACAGCAGCGCCCGCAGCCCGCCCTCGGCGTCCGTGCACTCCAGCATCACGCACTGCCCGTCCTCGGGGTCCCCGAGCCGGCCGAGCGCCATGCTGAACCCGCGCTCGGTCGCGCCGTCCCGCCAGTCGTCCGCACGCTCGACGAGATGCGCCATCTCCTCGGCCGGGATGTCCTCGTGCCGCCGGATCCGCACCGCGTACCCGGCCCGCTTCACCCGGTTGTACGCCTGCCGCACCGTGCGCATCGCCCGGCCCTCCAGCGTGAAGTCGGCGACCTCCACGATCGCCTCGTCGCCGAGTTCGAGGGCGTCGAGGCCGTGCCGGGCGTAGACCGTCCCGGCCTCCTCGCTCGCCCCCATCACCGCCGGGATCCAGCCGTGCGCCCGCGCCTCGGCCAGCCAGGGCACGATCGCGCCCGGCCACGCCTCCGGATCCCCGAGCGGATCCCCGGAGGCCAGGCTCACCCCGCCGACCACCCGGTAGGCGACGGCCGCCTTGCCGGTGGGCGACCACACCACGCTCTTCTCCCGGCGCAGCGCGAAGTAGCCCAGCGAGTCGCGGTCGCCGTGCCGCTCCAGCAGGGCCCGCAACCGCTTCTCGTCGTCCTCGGTGAGCGGGTCGACGGCGCGCCGGGAGCGGAACGCGGCGTAGAACACGGCGAGGACGAGGGCGGTGCTGAGCACGTTGACGGCGACGTTCGCCCAGTTCGGCGGGGAGATGCCGGGGAAGCGCGACTCGTCGGCGGCCACCGACACCAGGCGCAGGGTGCCGTAGTGCCAGCGCTCCAGGAACGTCGAACGGGCCGCGTCCGGCGCCTGGTTGGTGACCGACACCAGCAGTCCGGCCAGCAGGCTCGCGGCCAGTCCGCCGCCCACGGCGACCGTCGCCGCGAGCCGGGGATTGGCGCGGTCGCCCTTGGCGTAGAACTCCCGCCGGCCCACGAGCAGCGCGCCGACGAACACGGCCGTCAGCCCCAGTGAGATCCAGTTCTGCGGGTACCGCCGGATCTCGGGGAACGCCATGGCGAACGCGAACAGGGCGAGGAAGGCGCCGCTGAGCACCAGGTTCAGGATCCACGCGGCCCGCTTGCGGCGGCGCATGGTGATCGCCAGGAACGCGGTGAACACGCCCGAGGCGAAACCGGCCGTCAGCAGGTACGGCGTGAAGAAGTCGTCCTGGTTGTGCCGGCGCACGTCCTGGCCGAGCGAGACCCACGCCGCGCTGAGGAAGTTGATGAAGGCGACGGTCCGCAGATACCAGACGGCGACGGCGGCGGCCCGCCGGGAGGCCCCGCCGGCCCGCCGCCCCTGCTCACCCGGGCGCCCCGACTCGGCTTGCTGCGGAACGGCAATTCGGGCATCTCCCATGCTGAAGGATCATATGGGGGCCGCCCCGGCGAACCGTACATCGGACATGTGCGTGTGCTGTGCGCACGCTTCCACGCGACCGGCTACTCGTTCTCCTCCTTCGGCTCCCTCTCCGGAAGCTCCGCGGCCAGCGCCGCCGCGGCCCGCACCAGCGGCAGCGCGAGCAGCGCGCCCGTGCCCTCGCCGACCCTCACGCCCTGCTTCAGCAGCGGCTCAAGGGCCATCCGGTCCAGCGCCTTGGCCTGCCCCGGCTCCCCGCTGTCGTGCCCGGCCAGCCACCAGTCCGGCGCCCGGAACGCGACCCGCTGCGCGACCAGCGCGCACGCCGCCGTCACCACCCCGTCGAGCACCACCGGCAGCTTCCGCACCGCGCACTGCAGCAGGAACCCGGTCATCGCCGCGAGATCCGCCCCGCCGACGGTCGCCAGCAACTGCAACTGGTCGCCGAGCACCGGCCGCGCCCGCCTCAGCGCGTCCCGGATCGCCGCGCACTTGCGCATCCACGCCAGGTCGTCGATCGGAAGCCCGCCCCGCCCGGTCACCACCGACGCGTCCGTCCCGCACAGCGCGGCGATCAGCACCGCCGCCGCCGTGGTGCCGCCGACGCTGATGTCGCCGAGCACCACCAGGTCCGTGCCCGAGTCGGCCTCCTCGTCGGCGACGGCGACGCCCGCGCGCACCGCCGCCTCGGCCTCCTCCAGGGTGAGCGCGTCCTCGATGTCGATACGGCCGCTGCCGCGCCGCACGCGGTGCCGTACGACGTCCTCGGGGAAGGCGTCCGGCGCGCAGTCCACGGCCATGTCCACGATCCGCACCGGCACGTCCTGCCGCCGCGCGAGCACGGACACCGGGCTCCCGCCCTCCAGCGCGGCCCGCACCAGCTGCTGCGCACTGCCCGCCGGGCGCGCCGAGACGCCCAGCCCGGCGATGCCGTGGTCACCGGCGAAGAGGACCGCCTTCGGCCGCTCCACGGTCCGTACCGGCACGGCACTCTGTGCGGCGGCCAGCCACTCGCCCAGCTCGTCGAGGCGGCCCAACGCTCCCGGCGGCACGATCTGGCGCTCCCGCCGGGCCTCGGCGTCACGGCGCACGCCCCCGTCCGGGCGCTCGATCAGATCGGTGAAGTCGTCCAGATTAAGCCTGCTCATTCGCCGAACAGTACCGCCAGAGGCCGAACGCTTCCGCGCCACAGGGTCACCACACCCGTGCGGCGTCGTTGCACCCAGGATCGGTATCCCATACGTTCCGGTTTGCTGCGGAATGTCGCTCAGGGAGCCGCCCATGCCGACCTCGCCCCACACGCCGACGCCCCTCCCTCGGTCCTGCGACCCGTTCCTCGAACCGCGCCGCGAGGACTGCCCCTGGTGCGGCTCCGGGTGCCTGCGCACCCGGGTGCGCGCGAGGGACCCGCTGCGGCACCGGCCGGGCCGGTTCGTCCTCGATGAGTGCCGTGACTGCGCCCACGTCTTCCAGAACCCCCGGCTCACGGCGGAAGGGTTCGCCTTCTTCCACCGTGACCTGTACGAACGGCAGCTGGAGGGGTTCACCGCCCGCGTGCTGTCCGCCCGCGCGGTGCGCCGGCGGCACCGGGCCACCGCCCGGCGGCTGTCGGCGCTGGCCGAGGCGGAGAGCTGGCTGGACGTGGGCACGGGCCACGCCCGCTTCCCCGAGGCGGCGAAGGAGGTCTTCCCGTACACGAGCTTCGACGGCCTGGACCCGACCGCCCGGGTGCAGCAGGCCCAGCTGGAGGAGCGGGTCGAGGAGGCCCACCGCGGGTACCTCGCCACGCCCGGCATGACCGCCCGGCTGCGCGGCCGCTACGACGTCGTCAGCATGTTCCGCCATCTCGAGCACACGCCCGACCCGCGCGCCGAACTCCGCGCCGCGCTCACGGCCCTGCGCCCCGGCGGCCACCTCGTCGTCGAAGTCGCCGACCCGCGCTGCGCGTTCGCCGCGCTGCTCGGCAGGTTCTGGCTCCCGTACGGCCAGCCCCGCCACCTCCACCTGGTGCCTTCGGCGAATCTGCGCGTGGAGCTGGAGAACCTCGGCTGCACGGTTCTGGTGGTCGACCGCAGGGCCCCCCACACGCCCTGCGACCTGTCAGGCGCGGTCTCCTTGGCGGCCGCCCAGGTCCCGCTGCCGAGAGCCGCCATGGCACCCGTGCGGGCACTGGCCTCGGTCCTGGACCACGCCCTGGCGCCCTTGTTCCGCCGCACACCGTTCTCCAACGCGTACCGGATCGTGGCCCGCAAGGACCGTGGCTGACTCCGGGTTCGCGTGGCGGGTCGCGTCGGCACGCGTCGGCAGGCGCCCGCCGCGGCACCAGCACCGGGCGCCCTCTCAACCCCGGAGCACCAACGCCTGACCGGCGACGACCAGCAGCACCTGCTCGCACTCCGCCGCGAACGCCGCGTTCAACCGTCCGAGTTCATCCCGGTACCGCCGCCCGGACGCGGTCGCCGGCACGATGCCCGACCCCACCTCGTTGGACACGGCCACCACGGTCCGCCGGGTGCGGCGCACCGCCTCCGTCAGCTCCCGCACCCGCTCCCGCAGGGACTTCTCACCCCCGCCCGCCCACTCCGCGTCGTCCCACGCCCCGACGGAGTCCATGGCGTACGTCAGCCACAGCGACAGGCAGTCGATCAGCAGCGGCGGCCCCTCCTCGCGCAGCAGCGGCACCAGGTCCGTCGTCTCCGCCGTACGCCACGACCCCGGCCGCCGCTCCCGGTGCAGCGCCACCCGCTCGGCCCACTCGGCGTCCCCGCCGCGCGTGCCGCCGGTCGCCACGTACAGCACGTCCGGGAAGGCCTCCAGGCGCCGCTCGGCCTCCACCGACTTGCCCGAGCGGGCCCCGCCCAGCACGAGCGTCCGGCGCGGCACGTCCGGCACCTCCTCGTACGCGCCGACCGTCAGCGTCGTGCCGTCCGGCACGGCCCGCGCCCCCGCCGCCGCCAGCCGGCGGCCCAGCTCGGCACCAGGCGGCACGTCGTGGTCGAGGTGGACGGCGAGCACGTCCGTCGCCGGGCCGGCCGAGCCCACCGCCCGCAGCCGGGCCAGCGCGTCCGGGCGGCCCACGACGTCCGCGAGGACCATGTCGTACGGCTCCGCCGTCGCCTGCTCCAGACCGGCCGGGGCGCCGCCCGGCGGCAGATACAGCAGCCGCTGCCCGTCCGGCCCCGTCACCGCGTAGCCGGTGCCGCCCGCGTCCATCGCAAGGGCCCGCACCCGATGGCCCGTCAGCAGCGCCAACTCCCGCCCGTCCGGCACCCGGCCGGGCTGCGGCAGCCCGGCCGGCACCTCCACCGCGGGGCCGTCGTGCGGATGCGACAGCAGCACCTGCCGCACCCCGCCCAGCGAACGCCCGGCCCGCGCCGCCGCGAACGCCGCACCCGGCGTCAGGTCCAGCAGCAGCGCCCCGTCCACCAGCACGGCGGTGGCGGCCCGGGCCTCCCGGCCGAGTGCGGTCGCGCACGCGGCACACGGGCAGTCGGGACGGGGCAGTCCGGCGGGCGCGCCTGTACCGAGCAGAGTCACTTCCACGCCCCGATTCTCACCCGCGCCCGCGGGTACCGCTCACTCCAGCACCCCGGCATCGCCCCCCTCACCCGCGGATGATCCACCACCTCTCACGGCCGGCCCCGCCGAGCGCATACGCTGCGGGCAGGTGTTGGATCGAAGGAGGCCCACATGACGGCATGGACGTGGCGGTTCGAGAAGGCCGACGGGACGGAGGTCCAGCCCGCCGTGCAGCCCGAGGAGTTCACCACGCAGGGGGACGCCGAGTCCTGGATCGGCGAGCACTGGAAGGCGCTCCTCGAGGGCGGCGCCGACCAGGTGCGGCTGTTCGAGGAGAACACCGAGATCTACGGGCCGATGAGCCTGCACGCCGACGCCGCCTAGCCGGTGCGAGGGGTGCGGCCCCGGCGGCTCCCGCCGTCGTACCGGGGCGCCGCCACCGCCGTACCCCTCGTCACTGCTCGCCCAGTGTCACCGTGGCCTTCTTCTCGTGGCCGTCCCGCTGGTAGGTGACCGTGGTCTTCCGGCCCGGTCCGTCCCCGGCCAGCGCCACCGCCAGGGACGTGAGGTCGGAGACGGACCGGCCGCCCAGCCCGGTGATGATGTCGCCGGTGCGCAGGCCCGCCTTGTCCGCCGCGCCATCGGGTTTCACGCTGACGACGGCCACCCCGGCCGGCTGGTAGTTGTCGTTCACGACGGTCCGCGCGGTGATGCCGAGCGCGGCCCGCCCCGAGTTGGTCACCCGGCCCTTGTCGACGATCTGCCCGGCGATCGTCTTCACCGTCGACGCCGGGATGGCGAACCCGATGCCGGGCGCCGCGCTGTTCCCCAGGGCGGGGTCGGCGGCGCCGAGCGTCGGGATGCCGATGACGTGCCCGGCCAGATCGACCAGCGCGCCGCCGCTGTTGCCGGGGTTGATGGGGGCCGAGGTCTGCACCATGTTCGCCAGGGTGGCGCCCGTGCCCCCGCCGGCCTCGCTGACGGTCCGCCCGGTCGCCGAGACGATGCCCTGGGTCACGCTGGACGACAGCCCGAGCGGCGAGCCCATGGCCAGCACGATCTGGCCGACCTCCACCTTCTCGGAGTCGCCGAACGCCGCCGCCTTCAGCCCGGCCGGCACCTTGTCCAGCTTGATCACGGCCAGGTCCTGCGCGGGGTAGGAGTACACCAGCCGCGCGGTGAGCGGCTGCTCGCTGCTGGCCGTGGTCACCTTGAACGTCTTCTGCGACGCGACCACGTGCGCGTTGGTGACGATGTGGCCCTTGCCGTCGTACACCACCCCGGAGCCCAGCTCGCGGCTCGACTGGATCTGCACCACCGACGGCAGGGCCTTTTCGATGACCTTCTGGTACTGGCTCTGCAGATCACTCGCGGCCTTCGGCGCGTCCGCAACCGCGGGCGCGGAGGCGTTCTGGCGGGAACCGGTGGTGCAGCCGGCCGCCAGGCAGCACACCAGCGCGGCGACGGCCGCCCTCCGCAGGGCACGGTCAGGGGA
This genomic interval from Streptomyces sp. NBC_00557 contains the following:
- a CDS encoding adenosylcobinamide-GDP ribazoletransferase, which translates into the protein MPTSSPHDALRFAFGTLTALPVRVRRWDREAARGGMLSAPVAGLAVGGCAAGLGLLLLALGAGPLLAAVASVSVPAALTRGLHLDGLADTADGLGSGKPAEDALRIMKQSDIGPFGVVTLVLVLLAQVAVLAQLYGASWARGALAAVVSAVAARLALTLAARTGVPAARPEGLGAAVAGVVPVPGALAVTAAVTLGSAAGGSAFGPYGALHAAAAVLLAPAAAELLLRRCVHRFGGVTGDVFGALAETAATTALVVLSLGR
- a CDS encoding phosphatidylglycerol lysyltransferase domain-containing protein, whose protein sequence is MGDARIAVPQQAESGRPGEQGRRAGGASRRAAAVAVWYLRTVAFINFLSAAWVSLGQDVRRHNQDDFFTPYLLTAGFASGVFTAFLAITMRRRKRAAWILNLVLSGAFLALFAFAMAFPEIRRYPQNWISLGLTAVFVGALLVGRREFYAKGDRANPRLAATVAVGGGLAASLLAGLLVSVTNQAPDAARSTFLERWHYGTLRLVSVAADESRFPGISPPNWANVAVNVLSTALVLAVFYAAFRSRRAVDPLTEDDEKRLRALLERHGDRDSLGYFALRREKSVVWSPTGKAAVAYRVVGGVSLASGDPLGDPEAWPGAIVPWLAEARAHGWIPAVMGASEEAGTVYARHGLDALELGDEAIVEVADFTLEGRAMRTVRQAYNRVKRAGYAVRIRRHEDIPAEEMAHLVERADDWRDGATERGFSMALGRLGDPEDGQCVMLECTDAEGGLRALLSFVPWGPHGLSLDLMRRDRDSDNGLMEFMVIELLRRAGEIGITQVSLNFAMFRSVFERGARIGAGPVLRLWRSLLSFFSRWWQIESLYRANAKYRPIWEPRFLLFEKSADLLRIGVASARAEGFLEAPGLPKWLHRRHLETHR
- the cobT gene encoding nicotinate-nucleotide--dimethylbenzimidazole phosphoribosyltransferase; translation: MSRLNLDDFTDLIERPDGGVRRDAEARRERQIVPPGALGRLDELGEWLAAAQSAVPVRTVERPKAVLFAGDHGIAGLGVSARPAGSAQQLVRAALEGGSPVSVLARRQDVPVRIVDMAVDCAPDAFPEDVVRHRVRRGSGRIDIEDALTLEEAEAAVRAGVAVADEEADSGTDLVVLGDISVGGTTAAAVLIAALCGTDASVVTGRGGLPIDDLAWMRKCAAIRDALRRARPVLGDQLQLLATVGGADLAAMTGFLLQCAVRKLPVVLDGVVTAACALVAQRVAFRAPDWWLAGHDSGEPGQAKALDRMALEPLLKQGVRVGEGTGALLALPLVRAAAALAAELPEREPKEENE
- a CDS encoding methyltransferase domain-containing protein; its protein translation is MPTSPHTPTPLPRSCDPFLEPRREDCPWCGSGCLRTRVRARDPLRHRPGRFVLDECRDCAHVFQNPRLTAEGFAFFHRDLYERQLEGFTARVLSARAVRRRHRATARRLSALAEAESWLDVGTGHARFPEAAKEVFPYTSFDGLDPTARVQQAQLEERVEEAHRGYLATPGMTARLRGRYDVVSMFRHLEHTPDPRAELRAALTALRPGGHLVVEVADPRCAFAALLGRFWLPYGQPRHLHLVPSANLRVELENLGCTVLVVDRRAPHTPCDLSGAVSLAAAQVPLPRAAMAPVRALASVLDHALAPLFRRTPFSNAYRIVARKDRG
- a CDS encoding bifunctional adenosylcobinamide kinase/adenosylcobinamide-phosphate guanylyltransferase, translated to MEVTLLGTGAPAGLPRPDCPCAACATALGREARAATAVLVDGALLLDLTPGAAFAAARAGRSLGGVRQVLLSHPHDGPAVEVPAGLPQPGRVPDGRELALLTGHRVRALAMDAGGTGYAVTGPDGQRLLYLPPGGAPAGLEQATAEPYDMVLADVVGRPDALARLRAVGSAGPATDVLAVHLDHDVPPGAELGRRLAAAGARAVPDGTTLTVGAYEEVPDVPRRTLVLGGARSGKSVEAERRLEAFPDVLYVATGGTRGGDAEWAERVALHRERRPGSWRTAETTDLVPLLREEGPPLLIDCLSLWLTYAMDSVGAWDDAEWAGGGEKSLRERVRELTEAVRRTRRTVVAVSNEVGSGIVPATASGRRYRDELGRLNAAFAAECEQVLLVVAGQALVLRG
- a CDS encoding S1C family serine protease → MDASPDRALRRAAVAALVCCLAAGCTTGSRQNASAPAVADAPKAASDLQSQYQKVIEKALPSVVQIQSSRELGSGVVYDGKGHIVTNAHVVASQKTFKVTTASSEQPLTARLVYSYPAQDLAVIKLDKVPAGLKAAAFGDSEKVEVGQIVLAMGSPLGLSSSVTQGIVSATGRTVSEAGGGTGATLANMVQTSAPINPGNSGGALVDLAGHVIGIPTLGAADPALGNSAAPGIGFAIPASTVKTIAGQIVDKGRVTNSGRAALGITARTVVNDNYQPAGVAVVSVKPDGAADKAGLRTGDIITGLGGRSVSDLTSLAVALAGDGPGRKTTVTYQRDGHEKKATVTLGEQ